A DNA window from Bacteroidales bacterium contains the following coding sequences:
- a CDS encoding DUF1987 domain-containing protein gives MLEPIIREKTKNSPEVILDKENSTFKIAGRSIVEDPGEFYSPIYNWLEEYVKSPINFTDFTFDLEYFNSSSARQIMEIIMVLEKINETDKKVKVNWLYEEGDEMSKERGDEIKLVSKLDFEIKEYPAEEF, from the coding sequence ATGTTGGAACCTATTATAAGAGAAAAAACAAAAAACAGTCCGGAAGTTATTCTGGATAAAGAAAACAGTACCTTTAAAATTGCAGGGAGATCCATAGTTGAAGACCCCGGAGAATTTTATTCGCCGATATACAACTGGTTAGAAGAATATGTAAAATCACCGATTAATTTTACCGATTTTACCTTTGATTTAGAATATTTTAACTCCTCATCTGCCAGGCAAATTATGGAAATTATTATGGTATTAGAGAAAATTAATGAAACTGACAAAAAAGTTAAGGTTAATTGGCTGTATGAGGAAGGCGATGAAATGTCAAAAGAAAGAGGAGATGAAATTAAGTTAGTATCTAAATTAGATTTTGAGATTAAAGAATACCCGGCTGAAGAATTCTGA
- a CDS encoding DUF1987 domain-containing protein, with protein sequence MIKPIILGKTENTPEVILDKENSVFQISGRSIVENAHEFYAPILSWLKEYFKNPNNSTELVLNLDYLNSSSSLQIMKMIFLFEHNKNDSINLKITWKYDSEDEMSKERGEELMHSTSIKFELEGFENEEFEEFDFQF encoded by the coding sequence ATGATTAAACCAATTATTTTAGGAAAAACCGAAAATACACCTGAAGTAATATTGGATAAGGAAAATAGTGTTTTTCAAATTTCAGGCAGATCAATAGTTGAAAATGCACATGAATTCTATGCTCCTATATTATCTTGGCTAAAAGAATATTTTAAAAACCCGAATAACAGTACCGAATTAGTTTTAAACTTAGATTATTTAAATTCATCATCTTCCTTACAAATTATGAAGATGATTTTTTTATTTGAACATAATAAAAATGATAGCATTAATTTAAAAATAACTTGGAAATATGATAGTGAAGATGAAATGTCTAAAGAAAGAGGAGAAGAGTTAATGCATTCAACTTCGATTAAATTCGAACTGGAAGGTTTTGAAAATGAAGAATTTGAAGAATTCGATTTTCAATTTTGA
- a CDS encoding DUF1987 domain-containing protein: protein MFKPIILNKTEQTPEIILDKENNVFHVKGKSIILDALNFYTPILKWFKEYFENPNKTTELVFNIEYLNSPSSLQIIKIINLFELNRNKKNILSIKWLYNKEDERAKESGEEFRQLTEINFKLKSYNADLNEDFNFEI from the coding sequence ATGTTTAAACCGATAATTTTAAATAAAACAGAGCAAACACCCGAAATAATCCTAGATAAAGAAAACAATGTTTTTCATGTTAAGGGAAAGTCGATTATTTTAGATGCTTTAAATTTTTATACACCGATATTAAAGTGGTTTAAAGAATATTTTGAGAACCCGAATAAAACGACTGAATTAGTTTTTAATATTGAATATTTGAATTCCCCCTCTTCTTTGCAAATTATTAAAATAATAAATTTATTTGAACTAAACAGAAATAAAAAAAACATACTGAGCATAAAATGGTTATATAATAAAGAGGATGAAAGAGCAAAAGAAAGCGGAGAAGAGTTCAGACAATTAACAGAAATTAATTTTAAGTTAAAAAGTTACAACGCTGATTTAAATGAGGACTTTAATTTTGAAATATAA